The Pan paniscus chromosome 15, NHGRI_mPanPan1-v2.0_pri, whole genome shotgun sequence genome includes a window with the following:
- the LOC100985316 gene encoding ubiquitin-conjugating enzyme E2 D3: MALKRINKELSDLARDPPAQCSAGPVGDDMFHWQATIMGPNDSPYQGGVFFLTIHFPTDYPFKPPKVAFTTRIYHPNINSNGSICLDILRSQWSPALTISKVLLSICSLLCDPNPDDPLVPEIARIYKTDRDKYNRISREWTQKYAM; this comes from the coding sequence ATGGCGCTGAAACGGATTAATAAGGAACTTAGTGATTTGGCCCGTGACCCTCCAGCACAATGTTCTGCAGGTCCAGTTGGGGATGATATGTTTCATTGGCAAGCCACAATTATGGGACCTAATGACAGCCCATATCAAGGCGGTGTATTCTTTTTGACAATTCATTTTCCTACAGACTACCCCTTCAAACCACCTAAGGTTGCATTTACAACAAGAATTTATCATCCAAATATTAACAGTAATGGCAGCATTTGTCTCGATATTCTAAGATCACAGTGGTCGCCTGCTTTAACAATTTCTAAAGTTCTTTTATCCATTTGTTCACTGCTATGTGATCCAAACCCAGATGACCCCCTAGTGCCAGAGATTGCACGGATCTATAAAACAGACAGAGATAAGTACAACAGAATATCTCGGGAATGGACTCAGAAGTATGCCATGTGA